A genomic stretch from Streptomyces sp. QL37 includes:
- a CDS encoding MFS transporter, whose amino-acid sequence MAESTEHRPTGMPGPGPSDPRRWRALAVCLVAGFMTLLDVSIVNVALPSIKEGLDTPESDLQWVLSGYALAFGLVLIPGGRLGDARGRRAVFMAGLTLFTLASAACGAAQSSLWLVIARLLQGAAGGLLSPQISALIQQMFSGRERGRAFGMFGTVVGISTAVGPLLGGLLIQVAGAQEGWRWVFYVNLPIGAVCLLLARRLLPDTPSAGRVRPRDLDPVGVLLLGAGVLALLLPFVQAQQWPGNGKWLLVAVAAVLLAAFVAWESRCARRNVQPVLNLSLFRLRSFWLGCLMILLYFAGFTSIFFISTLYLQSGLHYSALEAGLAITPFALGAGASASIGGRLVGRFGRPLIVVGLTMVAVGLGLTALAAHLVPGRGAGLAMAAPLLLAGLGSGLVIAPNQTLTLSEVPVENGGSAGGTLQTSQRVGSSIGIAAVGSLFFAQLGDGDWAAAYDHGLLISVAFVLAGLIVALADVAAGRRGRRGDQTSDATDATRRTP is encoded by the coding sequence ATGGCAGAGAGCACGGAGCACCGGCCCACGGGCATGCCTGGCCCAGGCCCCTCCGACCCCCGTCGCTGGCGTGCCCTCGCCGTCTGCCTGGTGGCCGGCTTCATGACGCTGCTGGACGTCTCCATCGTCAACGTGGCGCTGCCGTCCATCAAGGAGGGCCTCGACACCCCGGAGTCCGACCTCCAGTGGGTGCTGTCGGGCTACGCGCTCGCCTTCGGCCTCGTCCTCATCCCGGGCGGACGCCTCGGCGACGCACGGGGGCGGCGCGCGGTCTTCATGGCGGGGCTGACCCTCTTCACCCTGGCCTCCGCGGCCTGCGGAGCCGCCCAGTCCAGTCTCTGGCTCGTCATCGCCAGGCTCCTCCAGGGCGCGGCGGGCGGTCTGCTCTCGCCCCAGATCTCCGCGCTGATCCAGCAGATGTTCTCCGGCCGCGAGCGTGGCCGCGCCTTCGGCATGTTCGGCACCGTGGTCGGCATCTCCACCGCCGTCGGACCGCTCCTGGGCGGCCTCCTGATCCAGGTGGCGGGAGCACAGGAGGGCTGGCGCTGGGTGTTCTACGTCAACCTGCCGATCGGCGCAGTCTGCCTCCTGCTGGCCCGGCGGCTGCTCCCCGACACCCCGTCGGCGGGCCGTGTACGCCCCCGTGACCTGGACCCCGTCGGAGTCCTGCTGCTCGGGGCGGGGGTCCTCGCCCTGCTGCTGCCGTTCGTCCAGGCCCAGCAGTGGCCGGGCAACGGGAAGTGGCTGCTCGTGGCGGTGGCCGCCGTCCTCCTCGCCGCGTTCGTCGCCTGGGAGTCCCGCTGCGCGCGACGGAACGTCCAGCCGGTGCTGAACCTGTCACTCTTCCGGCTCCGGTCCTTCTGGCTGGGCTGCCTGATGATCCTGCTGTACTTCGCGGGCTTCACCTCGATCTTCTTCATCAGCACGCTCTACCTGCAGTCCGGGCTGCACTACAGCGCCCTGGAGGCGGGCCTCGCCATCACCCCGTTCGCCCTGGGCGCGGGCGCGTCGGCGAGCATCGGCGGCCGGCTGGTCGGCCGCTTCGGGCGGCCCCTCATCGTCGTGGGCCTCACCATGGTGGCCGTCGGCCTCGGGCTCACCGCTCTTGCCGCGCACCTGGTGCCCGGCAGGGGAGCCGGGCTCGCGATGGCGGCCCCCCTGCTGCTGGCCGGCCTGGGCAGCGGACTCGTCATCGCACCCAACCAGACCCTCACCCTCTCCGAGGTGCCGGTGGAGAACGGGGGCAGCGCCGGCGGCACCCTCCAGACCAGCCAGCGCGTCGGCTCGTCCATCGGGATCGCCGCGGTGGGCTCGCTCTTCTTCGCCCAGCTGGGCGACGGCGACTGGGCAGCGGCCTACGACCACGGGCTCCTCATCTCGGTCGCGTTCGTCCTCGCGGGGCTGATCGTGGCCCTGGCCGATGTCGCGGCGGGCAGACGGGGAAGGAGAGGTGACCAGACGTCCGACGCGACCGACGCCACGAGGAGAACACCATGA
- a CDS encoding LLM class flavin-dependent oxidoreductase, which translates to MPRKQLHLNAFLMSTGHHEASWRLPESHAEANSDLEHYKNLARIAERGLLDSLFLADGPVLMGDPGRRPAAKLEPTVLLTALAGVTEHIGLIATASTSYNEPYNLARRFASLDHVSGGRAGWNIVTTAGADAARNFGLDDTPLHHDRYRRAAEFVEVSTKLWDSWADDAVVADKEAGVHALADRVRTIAHTGEFFRVDGPLNVERPPQGYPLLVQAGSSEDGKDFAARYAEAVFTAQQTLEEGIAFHKDVKQRAAALGRNPDGVKILPGIVPVIGDTEAEALALDAELDRLIVPEYAKRQLARTLKLDPAELHLDRELPDNLPDEDEIEGAKSRYTLVVELARRERLTVRQLIGRLGGGRGHRTFAGTAEQVADTIEHWYDSGAADGFNIMPAVLPSGLEVFVDRVVPILQERGLFRTEYTGATLREHYGLPRPANRLFDPVDTGEGHTGIGLAGLAGVSAG; encoded by the coding sequence ATGCCGCGCAAGCAGCTCCATCTGAACGCCTTCCTGATGTCCACCGGCCACCACGAGGCGTCCTGGAGGCTCCCCGAGAGCCACGCCGAGGCCAACTCCGACCTGGAGCACTACAAGAACCTCGCCCGCATCGCCGAGCGCGGGCTCCTGGACTCCCTGTTCCTCGCCGACGGGCCCGTCCTCATGGGCGATCCCGGCCGGCGGCCCGCCGCCAAGCTGGAACCCACCGTGCTGCTCACCGCGCTCGCCGGGGTCACCGAACACATCGGCCTGATCGCCACCGCCTCCACCAGCTACAACGAGCCGTACAACCTGGCCCGTCGGTTCGCCTCGCTGGACCACGTCTCCGGCGGCCGGGCCGGCTGGAACATCGTCACCACCGCCGGTGCCGACGCGGCCCGCAACTTCGGCCTCGACGACACGCCCCTGCACCACGACCGCTACCGGCGCGCCGCCGAGTTCGTCGAGGTGTCCACGAAGCTCTGGGACAGCTGGGCGGACGACGCGGTCGTGGCCGACAAGGAGGCCGGTGTCCACGCGCTGGCCGACCGGGTCCGCACCATCGCTCACACCGGTGAGTTCTTCCGGGTCGACGGCCCGCTCAACGTCGAGCGGCCGCCGCAGGGCTACCCGTTGCTCGTGCAGGCGGGGTCCAGCGAGGACGGCAAGGACTTCGCGGCCCGTTACGCGGAGGCGGTGTTCACCGCACAGCAGACCCTGGAGGAGGGCATCGCCTTCCACAAGGACGTCAAGCAGCGTGCCGCCGCACTGGGCCGCAACCCGGACGGCGTCAAGATCCTGCCCGGCATCGTCCCCGTCATCGGCGACACCGAGGCCGAGGCGCTGGCACTGGACGCCGAACTCGACCGGCTCATCGTCCCCGAGTACGCCAAGCGTCAGCTCGCCAGAACGCTGAAGCTCGACCCGGCCGAGCTGCACCTCGACCGGGAGCTTCCGGATAACCTGCCCGACGAGGACGAGATCGAGGGAGCCAAGAGCCGCTACACCCTGGTGGTGGAGCTCGCCCGGCGCGAAAGGCTGACGGTACGTCAGCTCATCGGGCGGCTCGGCGGCGGGCGCGGACACCGTACCTTCGCGGGAACCGCGGAGCAGGTCGCCGACACCATCGAGCACTGGTACGACAGCGGGGCTGCCGACGGCTTCAACATCATGCCGGCCGTGCTCCCCTCCGGGCTGGAGGTCTTCGTGGACCGGGTCGTCCCGATCCTCCAGGAGCGGGGCCTCTTCCGCACCGAGTACACCGGAGCCACCCTGCGTGAGCACTACGGCCTGCCGAGGCCGGCCAACCGGCTGTTCGACCCCGTCGACACCGGTGAGGGCCACACCGGCATCGGCCTCGCCGGACTGGCCGGGGTGAGCGCGGGATGA
- a CDS encoding aldo/keto reductase translates to MTEYRTLGRTGVKVSPLALGTMMFGPRGNPDHDDSIRIIHHALDSGINFVDTADVYSAGESETIVGKALAGGRRDDVVLATKFHGSLGDDPNERGNSRRWIIREVENSLRRLRTDRIDLYQVHRPEPDTDFDETLGALSDLVHQGKIRYIGTSTFEPSAIVEGQWLAERRGRERVVAEQPPYSLLARGIEREVLPVVQRYGLGVLSWSPLAGGWLSGRYRTGAAQPASSRADRQAARFDVSAPENAAKLAAAEALARLAEEAGLTLVQLALAFVLEHPAVTSAIIGPRTFEQLESQLGADKVRLSRDVLDRIDEIVPPGTNLSARDTGYTPPSLTESALRRRSA, encoded by the coding sequence ATGACGGAGTACCGCACCCTCGGGCGCACCGGCGTGAAAGTCAGCCCGCTTGCCCTCGGCACCATGATGTTCGGCCCCCGCGGCAACCCCGACCACGACGACAGCATCCGGATCATCCACCACGCGCTGGACTCGGGCATCAACTTCGTCGACACCGCCGACGTCTACTCCGCGGGCGAGTCGGAGACCATCGTCGGCAAGGCCCTCGCCGGCGGCCGGCGCGACGACGTGGTGCTGGCCACCAAGTTCCACGGCAGCCTCGGCGACGACCCCAACGAGCGGGGCAACAGCCGCCGGTGGATCATCCGCGAGGTCGAGAACAGCCTCCGCCGGCTCCGCACCGACCGGATCGACCTCTACCAGGTGCACCGCCCCGAGCCGGACACCGACTTCGACGAGACCCTCGGCGCGCTCTCCGACCTGGTCCACCAGGGCAAGATCCGCTACATCGGCACCTCGACCTTCGAGCCGTCCGCGATCGTCGAGGGCCAGTGGCTCGCCGAGCGCAGGGGCCGCGAACGCGTGGTCGCCGAACAGCCGCCGTACTCCCTGCTGGCACGGGGGATCGAACGCGAGGTCCTGCCGGTCGTCCAGCGCTACGGGCTCGGGGTGCTGTCCTGGAGCCCGCTGGCCGGCGGCTGGCTCTCCGGCCGGTACCGCACGGGCGCGGCGCAGCCCGCGTCCAGCCGTGCCGACCGCCAGGCCGCACGCTTCGACGTCTCCGCACCGGAGAACGCCGCCAAGCTGGCCGCCGCCGAAGCCCTGGCCCGGCTCGCCGAGGAGGCCGGACTCACCCTCGTACAGCTCGCCCTGGCCTTCGTGCTGGAACACCCCGCCGTCACGTCGGCGATCATCGGCCCGCGCACCTTCGAACAGCTGGAGAGCCAGCTGGGCGCGGACAAGGTGAGGCTGAGCAGGGACGTCCTCGACCGGATCGACGAGATCGTCCCGCCCGGCACCAACCTCTCGGCGCGCGACACGGGTTACACCCCGCCGTCGCTCACCGAATCCGCGCTGCGCCGCCGTTCCGCCTGA
- a CDS encoding glutathione S-transferase C-terminal domain-containing protein, which yields MSGTEDREQGGNTSYGRKPFKRSRSHFADRITADGRDGWPVEAGRYRLVVSRACPWASRALVSRRLLGLESALSLAVADPIQDDRSWRFTLDENGKDPVLGIGYLSEAYDAREHDYPGGVSVPAIVDVPTRALVTNDYQQITLDLATEWTGLHRPGAPDLYPERLRGEIDEVMDGIYRDVNNGVYRAGFASEQGEYEAAYVDVFRRLDLVSDRLAGQRYLVGDTITEADIRLFTTLVRFDAVYHGHFKCNRSKLAEDPVLWAYVRDLYQTPGFGDTVDFDHIKRHYHQVHTGINPTGIVPLGPDLSGWTAPHHREQLGGRPFGDGTPPGPVPPGEEVPARGRP from the coding sequence ATGAGCGGCACCGAGGACCGGGAGCAGGGCGGGAACACCTCGTACGGCCGCAAGCCCTTCAAACGCTCCCGCAGCCACTTCGCCGACCGGATCACCGCGGACGGCCGTGACGGCTGGCCCGTCGAGGCCGGGCGCTACCGCCTGGTCGTCAGCCGGGCCTGCCCCTGGGCGAGCCGGGCGCTCGTCTCACGGCGGCTGCTCGGTCTGGAGAGCGCCCTCTCGCTGGCCGTCGCCGACCCCATCCAGGACGACCGCAGCTGGCGCTTCACCCTCGACGAGAACGGCAAGGACCCGGTGCTCGGCATCGGCTATCTGAGCGAGGCCTACGACGCACGGGAGCACGACTACCCGGGCGGCGTCAGCGTCCCCGCGATCGTCGACGTACCGACCCGGGCCCTGGTCACCAACGACTACCAGCAGATCACCCTGGACCTGGCCACCGAATGGACCGGCCTGCACCGCCCCGGCGCCCCCGACCTCTACCCGGAGCGGCTCCGCGGCGAGATCGACGAGGTGATGGACGGCATCTACCGGGACGTCAACAACGGCGTCTACCGTGCCGGGTTCGCCTCCGAGCAGGGGGAGTACGAGGCGGCGTACGTCGATGTGTTCCGCCGCCTGGACCTGGTCTCCGACCGGCTCGCCGGGCAGCGGTACCTGGTCGGCGACACGATCACCGAGGCCGACATCCGGCTGTTCACCACCCTGGTGCGCTTCGACGCGGTCTACCACGGCCACTTCAAGTGCAACCGCTCGAAGCTCGCCGAGGACCCCGTCCTGTGGGCGTACGTCCGCGACCTCTACCAGACCCCGGGCTTCGGGGACACCGTCGACTTCGACCACATCAAGCGGCACTACCACCAGGTGCACACCGGCATCAATCCGACCGGGATCGTGCCGCTCGGCCCCGACCTGTCGGGGTGGACGGCCCCGCACCACCGGGAGCAGCTGGGCGGCCGGCCGTTCGGCGACG
- a CDS encoding ABC transporter ATP-binding protein, translating into MATHTGGLTEARPAIRTSKLVRRFGDRDVLKELDLTVAQGEFTALLGRSGSGKSTLLRAVARLDHTVEGSGELSVPDRVSLSFQDSRLLPWLKVLDNVVLGLRGPGARERGLTALAEVGLEGRDSSWPHELSGGEQQRAALARALVREPELLLADEPFGALDALTRIKMHGLLRELYERHRPAVLLVTHDVDEAVELADRVLVLEDGLISVDLRIDLPSPRSRREPRFQEYRDTLLAALGVAQPQLTH; encoded by the coding sequence ATGGCGACGCACACTGGCGGGCTGACGGAAGCCCGACCCGCGATCCGCACCTCGAAGCTGGTGCGGCGGTTCGGTGACCGGGACGTACTCAAGGAACTCGATCTGACCGTGGCGCAGGGGGAGTTCACGGCCCTACTCGGACGCAGCGGCTCCGGCAAGTCCACCCTGCTGCGTGCCGTCGCCCGGCTCGACCACACCGTCGAGGGGTCCGGCGAACTCTCCGTGCCCGACAGGGTCTCGCTCTCCTTCCAGGACTCCCGGCTGCTGCCCTGGCTGAAGGTGCTCGACAACGTCGTCCTCGGACTGCGCGGCCCCGGTGCCCGGGAACGCGGTCTGACGGCGCTCGCCGAGGTCGGTCTGGAGGGCCGCGACAGCTCCTGGCCCCACGAACTGTCCGGTGGCGAACAGCAGCGCGCCGCCCTGGCCCGCGCCCTCGTACGCGAACCCGAACTCCTCCTCGCCGACGAGCCGTTCGGCGCGCTGGACGCGCTGACCCGGATCAAGATGCACGGCCTGCTGCGCGAGCTGTACGAACGCCACCGCCCTGCGGTGCTGCTGGTCACCCATGACGTCGACGAGGCCGTGGAGCTCGCCGACCGGGTCCTGGTCCTGGAGGACGGCCTCATCTCCGTCGACCTCAGGATCGACCTGCCGTCCCCGCGCTCACGCCGCGAACCGCGCTTCCAGGAGTACCGCGACACCCTGCTCGCCGCCCTGGGCGTGGCACAGCCGCAGCTCACGCACTGA
- a CDS encoding VOC family protein gives MTVGKTSVLVLDCAEPLELADFYANLLGAETRIGSDPDFVEIVGNTGVHLAVRRDHGYAPPSWPRPDDSLQAHLRILVDPGDMDEAEREAIGLGARPVDTGNSNSGPRDVRLYNDPAGHSFSLAVYPARLPENR, from the coding sequence ATGACTGTCGGGAAAACGAGCGTTCTGGTCCTGGACTGTGCCGAGCCGCTTGAGCTCGCGGACTTCTATGCGAACCTCCTCGGCGCGGAGACGCGGATCGGGAGCGATCCCGACTTCGTCGAGATCGTCGGCAACACCGGGGTGCACCTGGCCGTCCGCCGCGACCACGGCTACGCGCCGCCGAGCTGGCCGCGCCCTGACGACTCGCTGCAGGCGCATCTGCGCATTCTGGTGGACCCCGGAGACATGGACGAGGCCGAGCGTGAGGCGATCGGCCTCGGCGCCCGGCCCGTGGACACGGGGAACAGCAACAGCGGTCCGCGTGATGTCCGGCTCTACAACGATCCGGCCGGGCACTCGTTCTCCCTGGCCGTGTATCCGGCGCGGCTGCCGGAGAACCGCTGA